GTCGTACGCGAGCAGTTCGACGTCGAAAGGCGCCAGGAGTCGCGCGAGGTCGGTGCCGGTGCTGCCGAAACCCACGACTCCGACGGTCGTGCCCGTGAGCCCCCGGCCCATCCACGACGTGCGCTCATCCCACCGGTCCTCGCGGACGAGGCGGTCTTTGATGCCGAGGTTGAGCAGACCGCCCAGGAGCATGCCGATCGCCGCCGTCGCCACCGGGCGCCGCGCCCCGTCGGGGGTGATGGTGACGGCCACGCCCGCGGCCGTGCAGGCGTCGAGGTCGACCGCGTCATAGCCGACGCCGAAGCGCGCCAGGACCAGGGGCGGCGACGATACTCCGGCGAAGGTCGTCGCATCTACGGCGGGGGCGGCGAACAATACGGCCGGTCGACCGTCGACGTCCTCTGGACGCAGGACGGCGACATCGTCGGGCAAGTACTCCCAGGCGATGCCGGCCTCGTCAAAACCGGACAGGCCGATGTCCCCCCAAACGTTGTCGCCTTCGGCGTTCAAGAAGTCGCGACTGATTCCAACGGGTCTCATGGTACTCCTTAGAAGACGGCGGTCGGGTTGACGGGAGAGCCCGTGCCCGCGGGGACGAGCAGCGGCGCGACCGTGAAGAGGAACTCGTAACGGTTCTCCTCCGCGGCGACGACCGAGAGCTGTTCGAGGTCGAGGTTGTCGAGCAGCGGGACCCCCAGCGCGGTCAACGCGAGGATGTGCACCGGCGAATGGATGCCGGGAGTCGGCGATGGGCGCACATCGCTGTCTCCGTCGGAGCCGAGCAGGGCGATCCCGCGCTCGGCGAGGAGCGGCATCGCCGTCGCGTGCAGGCCCGCGCTGAGGTCAGACGAGTCCCAGGGGCCGAGAGAGGAGCGACGCGCTTTGTGCCCCGTGCGCAGGAGCACGGCATCGGCATCACCGATGGAGACACCGAGCACCTGTTCCGCCTCGCGCAGGTCGTCTTCGTACACGGCTTCTCCGGGCTCCAGCCAGGAGAAGCCCTTCACGACGGGCATGTCGATGAGCACGCCGCGTCCGACGAAGGAGCCGAGCTTGGCGACGGAGCCGTAGCCGGCACCCGTGGCGTTGACGACGTCGCGGCTGCGGGCGCCGCCGAACAGCTCACCGCGGTACGCGATGTGCGAGAGGGCATCGAGGTGCGTCGTCGATTTGCCGTGGTATTCGATGCCGATGAAGTCTTTGTTGGTGGACGGCTCGGGAGCCTCCCGGTCGCCGAGGTCGAGCATCATGTGCATCGCCGGGCGCCGATTGTCGATCTCAGGTTCCGTCGGCCACGGGAGCGTCGTCTGCACCACGCGGCCGGATCTCACGGTGGCGGCCGCGGCCGCGGCGTGTGCCGGGGTGAGTCGGTTCCACGCTCCCCGTTCGGGGTCGCTCCAGGTGTCCCACTGTTTGAGACGCTCGTACAGCTCGTCGAAGTCGGCCTGATCGATCGGTTCGGTGGCGCGGATCTGGCGCGCTGCGGAGGTATCGGTCATGACGGAATGCCCTTTCTCGGGGGTGGCGGGGCGGACGCACGTCGTCCACCCCGCCGGAGGGGGTTCTACTTGCCCCAGACCTTCTTGTAGATGTCGCGGTATCCGCTCGCCGGGTCGTACGTGTCACCGGCGGGGACGTTCTGCTTGGTGATGAGCGCCGGAGCGGCCACGAAGCCCGACCACTCCTCGCCGGCGAGGGCGCGGTTGGCCTCGTCCACGAGTTGCCAGCCCTGCAGCAGCAGGGGCTCGGCGACGGTGGCCGCCTGGTAGTCGACCGAGCGGA
The DNA window shown above is from Microbacterium proteolyticum and carries:
- a CDS encoding NAD(P)-dependent oxidoreductase yields the protein MRPVGISRDFLNAEGDNVWGDIGLSGFDEAGIAWEYLPDDVAVLRPEDVDGRPAVLFAAPAVDATTFAGVSSPPLVLARFGVGYDAVDLDACTAAGVAVTITPDGARRPVATAAIGMLLGGLLNLGIKDRLVREDRWDERTSWMGRGLTGTTVGVVGFGSTGTDLARLLAPFDVELLAYDPYCPLSRAEEFGAELVSRDDLASRCDAIVVMAVLTPETHHLLDADFFARVKPTATLVNVARGPIVDEEALIAALQDGGLRAAALDVFEAEPLAVDSPLRSMDNVLLSPHCVGWTDEMSLGNGRSAVRAIVQTLAGEAPTFVVNRAVLDTTSWRDRTVVTA
- a CDS encoding cyclase family protein, whose protein sequence is MTDTSAARQIRATEPIDQADFDELYERLKQWDTWSDPERGAWNRLTPAHAAAAAATVRSGRVVQTTLPWPTEPEIDNRRPAMHMMLDLGDREAPEPSTNKDFIGIEYHGKSTTHLDALSHIAYRGELFGGARSRDVVNATGAGYGSVAKLGSFVGRGVLIDMPVVKGFSWLEPGEAVYEDDLREAEQVLGVSIGDADAVLLRTGHKARRSSLGPWDSSDLSAGLHATAMPLLAERGIALLGSDGDSDVRPSPTPGIHSPVHILALTALGVPLLDNLDLEQLSVVAAEENRYEFLFTVAPLLVPAGTGSPVNPTAVF